From Anaerotignum faecicola, the proteins below share one genomic window:
- a CDS encoding SLC13 family permease: protein MGLAGFLAVIAISIILLLILIIKVDLHPIISLFVAALFAGLALNMGIEGTIERINIGFGSTVQDIALAIILGSTIAMAIQDTGAAKSIANFFIKLLKGKNLELAPALTAFIISIPVFSDISMILTAPIANVIAKRKRMSMSTVTSYTQLGLNLTHAMVPPTPGILAVTLLLGANLGMMIMWSAIVAFAAFMITWAVTKRWTEKEYIPPRADMSEGIDEAKSDSIDELIVHEKGLPNAFISLLPILIPVVLMSVGSAIQLKSVEGSVVYKFAGIISDKVIALSLGAVSNVIIGYIYKENILRANREIHHNGECRFRSILLNKWVARGVAASLLPLLITGMGGAFSSIIKAAPQIELLKETLGTVMANGTIMAVFIPWLIGVIMMTAVGSMTTAGMTAAAIMAAMGQTAVSPLVTCIAIGAGTMMVDHVNDSGFWTTCQFFNLNVKQGVKYITIINAVSSISGLIVLTVLAAIGII from the coding sequence ATGGGTTTAGCAGGATTTTTGGCGGTTATAGCAATTTCTATTATATTACTTCTTATTCTTATAATCAAAGTTGATCTTCATCCTATTATTTCACTGTTTGTTGCGGCGCTTTTTGCAGGGCTTGCTTTAAATATGGGGATAGAGGGAACTATTGAACGGATAAATATCGGTTTTGGTTCGACAGTGCAGGATATAGCTTTGGCTATTATACTTGGTTCCACAATAGCAATGGCTATACAGGATACTGGAGCGGCAAAATCTATCGCAAATTTTTTTATTAAACTGCTTAAAGGAAAAAACTTGGAACTGGCCCCGGCATTAACGGCTTTTATAATATCTATTCCCGTTTTCAGTGATATTTCAATGATACTCACGGCGCCTATAGCAAATGTTATTGCAAAAAGGAAAAGAATGTCAATGTCTACAGTGACTTCATATACACAGCTTGGTCTAAACCTTACGCATGCAATGGTGCCGCCTACGCCCGGAATACTCGCCGTAACGCTTTTGTTGGGAGCAAATCTCGGAATGATGATAATGTGGTCTGCGATAGTAGCTTTTGCTGCTTTTATGATAACATGGGCCGTTACAAAAAGATGGACGGAAAAAGAATATATACCTCCTCGCGCCGACATGTCTGAAGGCATAGATGAAGCCAAATCTGATAGCATTGACGAACTTATTGTGCATGAAAAAGGGCTTCCAAATGCATTTATATCACTTTTGCCGATACTAATACCGGTTGTACTTATGTCTGTAGGGTCTGCTATACAGCTCAAGTCTGTAGAAGGATCTGTAGTTTATAAATTTGCCGGAATAATTTCAGATAAGGTTATAGCCCTAAGCTTAGGAGCCGTTTCAAATGTAATTATAGGATATATATACAAAGAAAACATATTAAGGGCCAATAGGGAAATACATCACAATGGAGAATGTAGGTTCAGAAGCATATTGCTAAACAAGTGGGTTGCCCGAGGAGTTGCGGCGTCACTTCTGCCTTTGCTAATTACCGGAATGGGAGGAGCTTTTAGCTCTATTATAAAGGCGGCTCCTCAGATAGAACTTCTTAAAGAAACTTTGGGGACTGTGATGGCAAACGGCACAATAATGGCAGTATTTATACCATGGCTAATTGGTGTAATAATGATGACGGCAGTCGGCTCCATGACAACAGCCGGTATGACGGCGGCGGCCATAATGGCCGCTATGGGACAAACGGCAGTTTCGCCGCTTGTTACATGTATAGCTATAGGAGCTGGAACAATGATGGTTGATCATGTAAACGACAGCGGTTTTTGGACGACTTGTCAGTTCTTTAACCTTAATGTAAAACAAGGTGTTAAATATATTACTATTATAAATGCCGTGTCGTCAATATCGGGGCTTATTGTACTTACTGTATTGGCAGCGATTGGTATTATATAG
- a CDS encoding DUF4397 domain-containing protein produces MRYPDKIEIEGCKPNFDKAYLRFLHALPNDPPLNVDVYINGKLIVKNLKFEDFTEYITLKAGSYIIQVFPTGNHLEQLVDMRIVLEKEEIATAAIVGTVSEVQVEIFSDGPMPIDPECAFMRFINLSPDSGGVNIYIDDTPVVYDLNFMEVTSYLSLIPGRHTMKVELDSTKEIVVSHPNMVLKGGNYYTTYVVGFAYGRPYIEVLIPLEGTSYLRF; encoded by the coding sequence ATGAGGTATCCAGATAAGATTGAAATTGAAGGCTGCAAGCCTAATTTTGATAAGGCGTATCTGCGTTTTTTGCATGCGCTGCCTAACGATCCGCCGTTAAATGTAGATGTATATATTAATGGGAAACTTATTGTTAAAAATTTAAAATTTGAGGATTTTACAGAATATATTACGCTAAAAGCAGGTTCTTATATAATTCAAGTTTTTCCGACGGGCAACCATTTGGAACAGCTTGTAGACATGCGTATTGTATTGGAAAAAGAAGAAATTGCAACTGCGGCCATTGTGGGCACCGTAAGCGAAGTACAGGTTGAAATTTTCTCGGACGGTCCTATGCCAATTGACCCGGAATGTGCGTTTATGCGGTTTATAAATCTTTCTCCTGACAGCGGCGGCGTTAATATATATATTGATGACACGCCTGTTGTTTACGATTTGAATTTTATGGAAGTAACAAGCTATCTTTCGCTTATTCCCGGAAGGCATACAATGAAAGTTGAGCTTGACAGCACGAAGGAAATAGTTGTTTCCCATCCCAATATGGTGCTTAAAGGAGGGAATTACTATACAACTTATGTTGTAGGATTTGCATATGGAAGGCCTTATATAGAGGTTTTAATTCCGCTTGAAGGAACAAGTTATCTCAGATTTTAA
- a CDS encoding YfhO family protein: MEAKDELKAAAGSGNLWFPSETQNSYFQSKIGFNKSIILEIPTINCYIAMNNPALYRLMNNNEYAFLNYSGLYTWFPMGCTNLIAQNNIISMLGVTVISDSEGLVPDDGGSYFIGEQGRQIYSKESIDVLDMDGELFLYYDEIQLKDNTYYKISFDAVSNENDPSIYMDFYGNQYDSPAQNYKIRIEEGENSYTCYIFSGNLSADEQEYFRIVGTPDSNIQIKNLVITEMDTSYKPGVYTKIFEENGYSYYRNNLALDKMYFTEAVKNVSSENELFSGAVSYDFSKNSYVLGIEDRENLDIGEISEFTDEENSFKAKVTLENEGFLNFIQNYFPGWKVYIDGEEAELYVVNGLIQGVFVPAGEHIVEFSYVPQYFYIGSAVSLISFAAIIAVIVISHKREQKGSEGV, encoded by the coding sequence ATGGAAGCAAAGGATGAGCTGAAAGCCGCTGCTGGAAGCGGAAACTTATGGTTTCCGTCTGAAACTCAAAATTCTTATTTTCAAAGCAAGATTGGATTTAATAAGTCAATTATTTTAGAAATACCTACAATTAACTGTTATATTGCAATGAATAACCCGGCTCTATATAGGCTGATGAATAATAATGAATATGCATTTCTGAATTATTCAGGGCTGTACACTTGGTTCCCTATGGGGTGTACAAATCTAATAGCGCAAAATAATATTATATCTATGCTTGGCGTAACTGTTATTTCCGATTCAGAGGGACTGGTTCCCGATGACGGAGGAAGTTATTTTATAGGGGAGCAGGGCAGGCAGATTTATAGTAAAGAAAGTATTGATGTTTTAGATATGGATGGAGAGCTTTTCTTGTATTATGACGAGATACAGCTTAAAGATAATACTTACTATAAAATCAGTTTTGATGCTGTGAGCAATGAAAACGATCCAAGCATATACATGGATTTTTACGGAAACCAATATGATAGCCCGGCTCAAAATTACAAAATTAGGATAGAAGAAGGGGAAAATAGCTATACATGCTATATATTTTCCGGAAATTTAAGTGCAGACGAACAGGAGTATTTTAGGATTGTAGGAACTCCAGATTCAAATATTCAAATAAAAAACCTAGTAATAACAGAAATGGATACTTCATATAAACCAGGCGTCTATACAAAAATATTTGAAGAAAACGGATATAGTTACTACCGAAATAATCTTGCTTTGGATAAAATGTATTTTACTGAAGCAGTAAAAAATGTTAGCTCTGAAAATGAACTGTTTTCTGGCGCCGTTTCATATGATTTTAGTAAGAATTCATATGTTTTAGGGATTGAGGATAGGGAAAATTTAGATATTGGAGAGATAAGCGAGTTTACTGATGAGGAAAATTCGTTTAAAGCAAAGGTCACGCTTGAAAATGAAGGATTTTTAAACTTTATACAGAATTATTTTCCGGGATGGAAGGTTTATATTGATGGAGAAGAGGCAGAGTTATATGTGGTAAATGGTTTAATCCAAGGCGTTTTTGTTCCGGCTGGAGAACATATAGTTGAATTTTCTTATGTACCTCAATATTTTTATATTGGCAGCGCCGTAAGCCTTATAAGCTTTGCCGCAATTATTGCGGTTATAGTTATCAGCCATAAACGGGAGCAAAAAGGTAGTGAAGGTGTTTAA
- a CDS encoding GntR family transcriptional regulator, translated as MAHTGRNSLSKQEVLDIILDKILFLEFKPGESILDTELAKELKVSRTPIREALLFLKHSKFIDIYPQSGTFVSLIDAELIREIIYIRHILECTILSILAKRKEDIKGRLERYIILQELAVKENNQKDYVKNDHLFHKELFAMAGHERSWELIQNQYIHTTRFHMLDFYNSKTVFSTSLAEHKEIIRCLENNDAGGLKKVIDTHHDLSLRTAEDLKAKYPDYFV; from the coding sequence ATGGCACACACAGGCCGAAACAGCTTGTCTAAACAAGAGGTTTTGGACATTATCCTTGACAAAATCTTATTTTTAGAGTTTAAACCCGGGGAATCAATTCTTGACACAGAACTTGCCAAAGAACTTAAAGTCAGCCGTACTCCAATACGCGAAGCCCTCTTATTCCTTAAACATTCAAAATTCATTGATATATATCCTCAAAGCGGTACCTTTGTTTCATTAATTGATGCAGAACTAATCCGCGAAATAATATATATACGCCACATACTTGAATGTACAATCTTATCAATTTTGGCAAAAAGAAAAGAAGATATAAAAGGCAGACTTGAAAGATATATCATTTTGCAGGAACTGGCAGTTAAAGAAAACAATCAGAAAGATTATGTAAAAAACGATCACCTTTTTCATAAGGAACTTTTTGCCATGGCCGGACATGAACGTTCATGGGAATTAATCCAGAACCAGTATATACATACGACAAGGTTCCATATGCTTGATTTTTATAATTCAAAGACCGTATTCTCCACATCTTTGGCTGAGCACAAAGAAATTATCAGATGCCTTGAAAACAACGACGCCGGCGGTTTGAAAAAAGTAATTGACACTCATCACGATCTCAGCCTGCGCACAGCCGAGGATCTTAAAGCAAAATACCCGGACTATTTCGTTTAG
- a CDS encoding dihydroxy-acid dehydratase, translating to MLNSQNVRRAGPETDPLWIGTGKTVKDLAKAQILIESTAGDSHPGSRHLHSVAETVKNSVYASQASPSVYTVTDMCDGVATGHAGMNYSLISREIIAGMTEIHAMSSGFDGVVTISTCDKATPGHLMAIARLDLPAIHICGGSMAPGPSFISADTCYETNLRVTEGKMTTAEEWYYKQNACPSSGACQYMGTASTMQCLSEVLGISLPGNAVIPANGNILMQIAADAGEKIVRLVKEDLRPSRILTRKAFENAIKVHAAIGGSTNAVLHLPAIAKELGIEITLDDFERLTDGIPLLTSILTAGKWPTQFFWYAGGIPRIMLELKDKLDLNLPTVTGMTVGENLEYLEKTGFFRRGSEYLGNYGMKTSDIIKSVDDPIDTDSGVTVLKGNIALKGAIIKHCALDKRMYRFEGLARVFDNEESAEEAIYNGDINPGEVVVVRYVGKKAAGMPEMLKATDAVCNKEELNNSCALITDGRFSGATRGPSVGYILPEAAEGGEIAYIDDDDIIEIDIYRKSINIVGINGRRCGHEVVEAELANRKLTRKIKAFKHKGVLKYLNADD from the coding sequence ATGCTTAACAGCCAAAATGTAAGGAGGGCAGGGCCGGAAACAGATCCTTTATGGATTGGAACGGGAAAAACAGTTAAGGATCTTGCAAAAGCTCAGATATTAATTGAGTCAACAGCCGGTGACAGTCATCCGGGAAGCAGGCACTTACATTCTGTTGCGGAAACTGTGAAAAATTCGGTTTATGCTTCGCAGGCGTCGCCTTCAGTATATACGGTTACTGATATGTGCGACGGGGTTGCCACCGGGCATGCCGGTATGAATTATTCGCTGATTTCAAGGGAAATAATTGCCGGAATGACAGAGATACATGCAATGTCCTCCGGCTTTGACGGTGTTGTTACTATTTCAACTTGCGATAAAGCTACGCCAGGGCATTTAATGGCGATTGCAAGGCTTGATTTGCCTGCCATACATATTTGCGGCGGTTCAATGGCGCCGGGACCGTCATTTATTTCGGCCGATACATGTTATGAAACAAATTTAAGGGTTACGGAAGGTAAAATGACAACGGCGGAAGAATGGTACTACAAACAGAACGCGTGTCCGAGCAGCGGCGCATGCCAGTATATGGGAACAGCAAGCACGATGCAGTGCCTTAGTGAAGTATTGGGGATTTCCCTGCCGGGAAATGCGGTAATACCTGCAAACGGTAATATATTAATGCAGATTGCTGCAGATGCCGGCGAAAAGATTGTTCGTCTTGTTAAAGAGGATTTGAGGCCCAGCAGGATACTAACTAGAAAAGCTTTTGAAAACGCAATAAAAGTACATGCGGCTATCGGAGGTTCAACAAATGCCGTTTTGCACCTTCCGGCAATAGCTAAGGAGCTGGGTATTGAAATTACGCTTGACGACTTTGAACGGCTTACAGATGGAATTCCGCTGTTAACAAGTATATTGACTGCCGGGAAATGGCCGACTCAATTCTTTTGGTATGCAGGGGGAATTCCGAGAATAATGCTGGAACTTAAAGATAAGCTCGATTTAAATCTGCCTACCGTAACGGGCATGACTGTTGGAGAAAACCTCGAATATCTTGAAAAAACAGGATTTTTTCGCCGCGGCAGTGAATATTTGGGTAACTACGGCATGAAAACTTCGGATATAATTAAAAGCGTTGACGACCCTATAGATACGGACAGCGGCGTTACTGTTCTTAAAGGAAACATTGCGCTTAAAGGGGCAATAATAAAGCATTGTGCCCTTGATAAAAGAATGTACCGTTTTGAAGGACTTGCAAGGGTATTTGACAATGAAGAATCCGCTGAAGAAGCAATTTATAACGGAGATATTAACCCCGGCGAGGTAGTTGTTGTGCGCTATGTGGGAAAAAAGGCGGCCGGCATGCCCGAAATGCTTAAAGCTACCGATGCTGTTTGCAACAAAGAGGAACTTAACAACAGCTGTGCGCTTATAACAGACGGCAGATTTTCAGGAGCTACAAGGGGACCTTCGGTAGGATATATTCTTCCTGAAGCCGCCGAAGGCGGGGAAATAGCATATATAGATGATGATGATATAATTGAAATAGACATTTATAGAAAAAGTATAAATATAGTTGGAATCAACGGAAGAAGATGTGGACATGAAGTGGTGGAAGCTGAACTTGCAAACAGGAAGCTTACAAGGAAAATAAAAGCGTTTAAGCATAAAGGTGTGCTGAAGTATCTTAATGCGGATGACTGA